TAATCCAAATTTAATTGAAAAAAGAAACTTTACAACTAGTGAAAAAGTAGTAATGGTAATATTTATCTTAATTTATGCGATAATTATTTTATCCATATTATGCTTAATTTTCATGTTTATTTAATTATAAACATACTCTTTATTTTTTTATAGATGATTTACGATGATTACAACAAAAAATGCTTACCTTCAAAAGTTAACAGAACAAATCCAGATGAAATCTGTTAAAGTTGGAAAAGATCTTGAAGGAAGTACTCCACCATCTGTTTTTATTGGACGTTGGTCATATCCTAAAGTTTATGCAGGACCTATGATGGTTGGTGAAACTGGAGATACATCAATAATGGATTCACCTGAATCATGGATTGGAGAACATAAAACACAAGAGGACATTATAAATTACAGAATGAATTTAGTTCGTGGCAAGCAACTTATTAAAATAACTGACTTGGAAAACCCCTTTGTTGAAAAATTACAAGATATATCCCTTGCATCAAAATCTATTGACAGTGAAGCAACCTTTGGTAAACGTCCAAGAGGTGCCTTACTTACAGAAGACAGTATGCCCCATGGACCTAGTGCAGTTATTGAAAAATTTGATATTGATGCTGTTCGTTGGGATAAACAATTAGAAAAGACTTTTTATGATACTGATTTAACTGCACGTGAAGCCGTTTTAAATCTGCACAATAAAGATGTTCCTTTTACAGCAATGCAAAAGGCATTTTCGGTTGGTGCAATTGGTACCAAATACAAAAGAAAATTAGTTCCAACAAGATGGTCTATAACTGCCTGTGATTCTACTTTAGCAGATTTATTCTTAAAAGAAGTGAGAAAATTTGATATACTTGACACCTACAGAGTATATGAATTTGGAAGTTTAAATAATTATTATATTATTATATTAACACCAACAGAATGGCAGTATGAGTGGTATGAAGCATTTATCCAGTTAATTGGAAAAGAAGAGTTAATCTTTTCAGATTATGAAACAAATACTGATAAAAAAGAATATTCCTCAGTAGGTGGATGTTACTACACCAGTAAAATGGCGGTGCTTGATGCATTAGTTAAAGAGAAAAAACAAGCAGGTTTAATTGTGTTAAGAGAAGCTTATGAAGGATATGTTCCTCTTGGAGTGTTCAATGTTCGTGAAAATATGAAAAATGCAATGTCAAGCCCATACAAAGAATTTGAAACCTTAAAAGATGCATTGAAATATGCTGGAACTAAACTTAAAATTCCAATAAGCAAATATGTTAAACAGGGAACTTTATTAAATGAGTTATTACATACAAAACAGACTACATTAGACATGTATTTTAAGAAAGGATAACATGATATTCAAATTTAAAGAACCTTCAAATAAAACTAAAGAAGTAATGAGT
This window of the Methanobrevibacter woesei genome carries:
- a CDS encoding Nre family DNA repair protein, whose amino-acid sequence is MITTKNAYLQKLTEQIQMKSVKVGKDLEGSTPPSVFIGRWSYPKVYAGPMMVGETGDTSIMDSPESWIGEHKTQEDIINYRMNLVRGKQLIKITDLENPFVEKLQDISLASKSIDSEATFGKRPRGALLTEDSMPHGPSAVIEKFDIDAVRWDKQLEKTFYDTDLTAREAVLNLHNKDVPFTAMQKAFSVGAIGTKYKRKLVPTRWSITACDSTLADLFLKEVRKFDILDTYRVYEFGSLNNYYIIILTPTEWQYEWYEAFIQLIGKEELIFSDYETNTDKKEYSSVGGCYYTSKMAVLDALVKEKKQAGLIVLREAYEGYVPLGVFNVRENMKNAMSSPYKEFETLKDALKYAGTKLKIPISKYVKQGTLLNELLHTKQTTLDMYFKKG